A single genomic interval of Oreochromis aureus strain Israel breed Guangdong linkage group 12, ZZ_aureus, whole genome shotgun sequence harbors:
- the lrp13 gene encoding very low-density lipoprotein receptor isoform X1, whose amino-acid sequence MGGCLFLCLVLLSGSLQVVVSAGSGLRSCTRDSKLCRDGSECVLYRYLCDGEQDCEDGSDEEDCETSCSKADQFQCAHGKMCIEKSQVCDGVPQCQDRSDELQCVTLMRGCVHHCDNKTHCLPAYFLCDGEEDCLDGTDEANCAEDKKEEDTSTTSVPSVLVGPSHPIKCSFGFIPCSDNSECIRSNYFCDGEGDCRDGSDEAKCSSSCEKDQFQCAHGRMCIEKSQVCDGVPHCQDRSDEAECTKHTEGCSHQCDNKSRCIPSSFLCDGESDCFDGSDETKCDKEDCSDTEFKCTSGQCVLATMRCDGHPDCRDRSDEEDCTKVPACNTKLRCPQSKECLVQEWICDGDQDCKDGTDEKDCPVAPVNCGEFQWLCKSKTKCIPTAWMCDGMKDCNDGTDETECQAVTCAPHQFQCGSQECLEPNLVCNGITNCADGSDEGGSCHTDCVEADDMRCSQGCYNTPQGPCCRCAAGFRLMEDGLACADVDECEVQTPGVCSQLCINTPGSYRCDCQPGFIMEADGQHCKITGEPLLLSSVQTDIFLYGLRSRSLVTLPSSAKKAVMSLDYDWKGQKVFWVSLEMDAIMWSSLDQKMTGSLIKGVRADSIAVDWVGRNLYWINGVKSRIVAIRLAAASASSLGQSIILDEDLDQPRSLALLPQKGLMFWTEIGNVVKIERAGMDGSERRAVVNSSLGWPGGVAVDAISERVYWTDERLRAIGSATLDGDDIRILQIKETTNPFSVAVFNDMLYWSDAKKRVVQAAHKISGKNHQVLLKRPRQPFAVKIIHPMLQMGTENPCKKMGCSHMCVLAPGPRAVCKCPPGLLLAEDDLTCSNLVNSAFLLLLSPSSVTQIYLQSQHTAAELKGWPKHLALQIPSVNKAILMDYSLKEHTLFVTDDATSSLSSFRLKDSLLTSQGQLLELLDDAITAMAVDWITLNIYWSSYKQPRLQVTAVTGTYTAILIKDGIIRVGSIALHPPSGRVCFTNMDLEATGSTATIVCASMDGAERRVVWKDAVQPTSLVFSNNGDNIFWADTSLGTIGSVLIDGSGYTELKVDDRLAAVALSDNILLWITVTDKTRLWYKADQQDKKLWFEVGTQVVSLKAFSKPSQMGSNPCTESNGNCEHLCLATPAGRTCKCSYDHILLNDTHCSPEQHCPAGSRPCLDHLSCLPVEKFCDGHADCADHSDENCGVGTKRRSGAEVFAPTQPHSSPPPPSSVPPVSQVTGLNTTLNVSIQRVNLDAQQCSQRRCSGNGHCVEMKEVTTCVCSLGYSGDSCENQLVKTMQGPIVYAAVGLCAVVVIIVAVVLVKRKKSANLRGNGPSAGKEMSMTDLESKAETIPTSHTVSAEKPEVDLP is encoded by the exons aTGGGTGGAtgtttgtttctctgtctgGTGTTATTATCGGGCTCCTTACAGG TAGTTGTTTCTGCTGGAAGTGGTCTCAGAAGTTGCACCCGGGACTCTAAACTGTGCAGAGATGGTTCAGAGTGTGTGCTCTACAGATATCTGTGTGATGGAGAGCAGGACTGTGAGGATGGTTCAGATGAAGAGGATTGTGAAACATCATGCAGCAAAG CAGATCAGTTCCAGTGTGCCCATGGGAAGATGTGCATTGAGAAGAGCCAGGTGTGTGACGGTGTGCCTCAGTGTCAGGACCGCTCTGATGAGCTTCAGTGTGTGACGCTAATGAGAGGCTGTGTTCATCACTGTGACAACAAGACCCACTGCCTACCTGCATACTTCCTGTGTGATGGCGAGGAGGACTGTTTAGATGGCACAGATGAAGCCAATTGTG cAGAGGACAAAAAGGAAGAAGACACCAGTACAACCTCTGTGCCTTCAGTCTTGGTTGGCCCTTCTCACCCCATTAAGTGTTCTTTTGGCTTCATACCATGCAGTGACAACTCGGAGTGTATCCGGAGCAACTATTTCTGTGATGGTGAAGGAGACTGCAGAGATGGTTCAGATGAGGCAAAATGCTCATCCTCTTGTGAAAAGG ACCAGTTCCAGTGTGCCCATGGAAGGATGTGCATTGAGAAGAGCCAGGTGTGTGATGGTGTGCCTCACTGTCAGGACCGCTCGGATGAAGCGGAATGCACAAAGCACACGGAGGGCTGTTCTCATCAATGCGACAACAAAAGCCGCTGCATTCCCAGTAGCTTCCTCTGTGATGGGGAAAGTGACTGCTTTGATGGCAGTGATGAGACCAAGTGTG ACAAGGAGGACTGCAgtgacacagagttcaagtgTACCAGTGGCCAGTGTGTGTTGGCCACAATGCGTTGCGACGGTCACCCAGACTGCCGGGACCGTTCGGATGAGGAGGACTGCACCAAAGTGCCAGCCTGCAACACCAAACTCCGCTGTCCCCAGAGCAAGGAGTGTCTAGTGCAGGAGTGGATCTGTGATGGAGACCAGGACTGCAAAGATGGCACTGATGAGAAG GATTGTCCTGTGGCTCCAGTGAACTGTGGAGAGTTCCAGTGGTTGTGCAAATCCAAGACCAAGTGCATCCCTACAGCCTGGATGTGCGATGGCATGAAGGACTGCAACGATGGCACTGACGAGACTGAAT GTCAGGCTGTAACATGTGCCCCTCACCAGTTCCAGTGTGGCAGTCAGGAGTGCCTGGAGCCAAACCTGGTGTGCAACGGTATTACAAACTGTGCAGATGGCTCAGATGAGGGAGGAAGTTGCCATACAGACTGTGTAGAGGCAGATGACATGCGCTGCTCTCAGGGCTGCTACAACACACCTCAGGGACCG TGCTGTCGCTGTGCAGCAGGTTTCAGGCTCATGGAGGATGGGCTGGCCTGTGCTGATGTTGATGAGTGTGAAGTTCAGACTCCAGGTGTGTGCAGTCAGCTATGCATCAACACTCCAGGCTCGTACAGATGTGACTGTCAGCCAGGCTTTATAATGGAAGCAGATGGACAACACTGCAAAATCACTG GTGAGCCCTTACTGTTGTCCTCAGTCCAAACAGATATCTTCTTGTATGGCTTGCGTAGTCGCAGCTTGGTTACGTTGCCCTCTTCTGCAAAGAAGGCAGTCATGTCTCTAGACTATGACTGGAAAGGTCAGAAGGTCTTCTGGGTCAGTCTGGAGATGGACGCTATAATGTGGTCTTCTCTAGATCAGAAGATGACAGGAAGTCTGATTAAAG GTGTTCGGGCTGATTCTATAGCTGTGGACTGGGTCGGGAGGAATCTGTACTGGATCAACGGGGTGAAGAGTCGTATTGTTGCCATCAGATTGGCAGCAGCCTCTGCAAGCTCACTGGGCCAAAGCATCATCTTGGATGAAGACTTGGATCAGCCCCGCTCTCTTGCCCTGCTACCACAAAAAGG GCTGATGTTCTGGACAGAGATTGGTAATGTAGTGAAGATTGAGCGTGCTGGGATGGATGGGTCAGAGAGGAGGGCAGTGGTGAACTCGAGTTTGGGCTGGCCTGGTGGTGTGGCTGTAGATGCCATCTCTGAGAGGGTCTACTGGACAGATGAAAGACTGAGGGCGATTGGATCTGCAACTCTGGATGGCGACGACATTAGG ATTCTACAGATAAAAGAGACCACAAACCCCTTTTCTGTGGCAGTGTTCAATGACATGCTCTACTGGTCTGATGCCAAGAAACGAGTGGTGCAGGCTGCTCATAAAATCTCTGGTAAAAACCATCAAGTTCTGCTGAAAAGGCCCAGACAACCTTTTGCTGTGAAG ATCATCCACCCAATGCTCCAGATGGGCACTGAGAACCCCTGCAAGAAGATGGGTTGTTCCCACATGTGTGTGCTTGCTCCTGGTCCCAGGGCTGTGTGCAAATGTCCCCCTGGTCTCTTGCTGGCAGAGGATGACCTCACCTGCTCCAACCTGGTCAACTCGGCATTTCTGCTGTTGCTGTCTCCCTCCAGTGTCACTCAG ATCTACTTGCAGTCCCAACACACAGCAGCCGAGCTGAAGGGCTGGCCCAAACATCTGGCCCTGCAGATACCGAGCGTGAACAAAGCCATTCTCATGGACTACAGCCTCAAGGAACACACCCTATTTGTGACAGATGATGCCACTTCTTCACTCAGCTCTTTCAGGCTGAAGGACTCGCTCCTGACGTCTCAGGGCCAGCTTCTTGAGCTGCTGGATGACGCCATCACTGCCATGGCAGTCGACTGGATAACACTCAACATTTACTGGAGCAGTTACAAACAGCCCCGCCTGCAGGTCACTGCTGTCACAGGCACATACACAGCCATTCTCATAAAGGACGGGATCATTAGAGTGGGTTCGATTGCTCTTCACCCGCCCAGTGGAAGAGTTTGTTTCACGAATATGGATCTGGAGGCTACGGGCAGCACGGCTACAATAGTGTGCGCCAGCATGGATGGTGCGGAGCGAAGAGTGGTGTGGAAGGATGCTGTCCAACCAACATCGTTGGTCTTCTCTAATAATGGGGATAACATTTTCTGGGCTGACACGA GTTTGGGGACCATTGGCTCTGTCCTGATTGATGGATCTGGATATACAGAGCTGAAGGTTGATGACAGACTGGCTGCTGTGGCTCTAAGTGACAACATCCTCCTCTGGATTACAGTCACTG ACAAGACCCGACTCTGGTACAAAGCAGATCAGCAGGATAAGAAATTATGGTTTGAGGTTGGCACACAAGTGGTCAGCTTAAAGGCATTCAGCAAACCCAGTCAGATGG GCTCTAACCCGTGCACAGAAAGCAATGGCAACTGTGAACACTTGTGCCTCGCCACCCCAGCAGGTCGCACATGCAAGTGTTCTTATGACCACATCCTTCTGAATGACACTCACTGCAGCCCAGAGCAACACTGCCCAGCTGGCAGCAGGCCCTGCCTCGATCACCTCTCATGCCTGCCTGTGGAGAAGTTTTGCGATGGACATGCAGACTGCGCGGACCACTCTGATGAGAACTGTG GTGTTGGCACCAAGCGGCGCTCAGGAGCTGAGGTCTTTGCTCCCACTCAACCTCacagctctcctcctcctccttccagTGTCCCTCCTGTCTCGCAAGTCACAGGTCTGAACACAACACTGAATGTCAGCATTCAGCGCGTGAACTTGGATGCCCAGCAGTGCAGCCAGAGGCGCTGCAGTGGCAACGGACACTGTGTAGAGATGAAGGAAGTtactacgtgtgtgtgttcactggGCTACAGCGGTGATTCCTGTGAAAACCAGCTCGTAAAAACCATGCAGGGTCCCATTGTCTACGCTGCTGTGGGTCTCTGTGCAGTAGTTGTGATCATTGTTGCAGTAGTGCTGGTGAAGAGAAAGAAGAGTGCCAACttaag GGGAAATGGACCATCAGCAGGCAAGGAGATGAGCATGACTGACCTGGAGAGCAAAGCAGAGACCATTCCCACATCCCATACTGTCTCAGCAGAAAAGCCAGAGGTGGACCTCCCTTAA
- the lrp13 gene encoding very low-density lipoprotein receptor isoform X4 — MGGCLFLCLVLLSGSLQVVVSAGSGLRSCTRDSKLCRDGSECVLYRYLCDGEQDCEDGSDEEDCETSCSKADQFQCAHGKMCIEKSQVCDGVPQCQDRSDELQCVTLMRGCVHHCDNKTHCLPAYFLCDGEEDCLDGTDEANCAEDKKEEDTSTTSVPSVLVGPSHPIKCSFGFIPCSDNSECIRSNYFCDGEGDCRDGSDEAKCSSSCEKDQFQCAHGRMCIEKSQVCDGVPHCQDRSDEAECTKHTEGCSHQCDNKSRCIPSSFLCDGESDCFDGSDETKCDKEDCSDTEFKCTSGQCVLATMRCDGHPDCRDRSDEEDCTKVPACNTKLRCPQSKECLVQEWICDGDQDCKDGTDEKDCPVAPVNCGEFQWLCKSKTKCIPTAWMCDGMKDCNDGTDETECQAVTCAPHQFQCGSQECLEPNLVCNGITNCADGSDEGGSCHTDCVEADDMRCSQGCYNTPQGPCCRCAAGFRLMEDGLACADVDECEVQTPGVCSQLCINTPGSYRCDCQPGFIMEADGQHCKITGEPLLLSSVQTDIFLYGLRSRSLVTLPSSAKKAVMSLDYDWKGQKVFWVSLEMDAIMWSSLDQKMTGSLIKGVRADSIAVDWVGRNLYWINGVKSRIVAIRLAAASASSLGQSIILDEDLDQPRSLALLPQKGLMFWTEIGNVVKIERAGMDGSERRAVVNSSLGWPGGVAVDAISERVYWTDERLRAIGSATLDGDDIRILQIKETTNPFSVAVFNDMLYWSDAKKRVVQAAHKISGKNHQVLLKRPRQPFAVKIIHPMLQMGTENPCKKMGCSHMCVLAPGPRAVCKCPPGLLLAEDDLTCSNLVNSAFLLLLSPSSVTQIYLQSQHTAAELKGWPKHLALQIPSVNKAILMDYSLKEHTLFVTDDATSSLSSFRLKDSLLTSQGQLLELLDDAITAMAVDWITLNIYWSSYKQPRLQVTAVTGTYTAILIKDGIIRVGSIALHPPSGRVCFTNMDLEATGSTATIVCASMDGAERRVVWKDAVQPTSLVFSNNGDNIFWADTSLGTIGSVLIDGSGYTELKVDDRLAAVALSDNILLWITVTDKTRLWYKADQQDKKLWFEVGTQVVSLKAFSKPSQMGSNPCTESNGNCEHLCLATPAGRTCKCSYDHILLNDTHCSPEQHCPAGSRPCLDHLSCLPVEKFCDGHADCADHSDENCVGTKRRSGAEVFAPTQPHSSPPPPSSVPPVSQVTGLNTTLNVSIQRVNLDAQQCSQRRCSGNGHCVEMKEVTTCVCSLGYSGDSCENQLVKTMQGPIVYAAVGLCAVVVIIVAVVLVKRKKSANLRGNGPSAGKEMSMTDLESKAETIPTSHTVSAEKPEVDLP; from the exons aTGGGTGGAtgtttgtttctctgtctgGTGTTATTATCGGGCTCCTTACAGG TAGTTGTTTCTGCTGGAAGTGGTCTCAGAAGTTGCACCCGGGACTCTAAACTGTGCAGAGATGGTTCAGAGTGTGTGCTCTACAGATATCTGTGTGATGGAGAGCAGGACTGTGAGGATGGTTCAGATGAAGAGGATTGTGAAACATCATGCAGCAAAG CAGATCAGTTCCAGTGTGCCCATGGGAAGATGTGCATTGAGAAGAGCCAGGTGTGTGACGGTGTGCCTCAGTGTCAGGACCGCTCTGATGAGCTTCAGTGTGTGACGCTAATGAGAGGCTGTGTTCATCACTGTGACAACAAGACCCACTGCCTACCTGCATACTTCCTGTGTGATGGCGAGGAGGACTGTTTAGATGGCACAGATGAAGCCAATTGTG cAGAGGACAAAAAGGAAGAAGACACCAGTACAACCTCTGTGCCTTCAGTCTTGGTTGGCCCTTCTCACCCCATTAAGTGTTCTTTTGGCTTCATACCATGCAGTGACAACTCGGAGTGTATCCGGAGCAACTATTTCTGTGATGGTGAAGGAGACTGCAGAGATGGTTCAGATGAGGCAAAATGCTCATCCTCTTGTGAAAAGG ACCAGTTCCAGTGTGCCCATGGAAGGATGTGCATTGAGAAGAGCCAGGTGTGTGATGGTGTGCCTCACTGTCAGGACCGCTCGGATGAAGCGGAATGCACAAAGCACACGGAGGGCTGTTCTCATCAATGCGACAACAAAAGCCGCTGCATTCCCAGTAGCTTCCTCTGTGATGGGGAAAGTGACTGCTTTGATGGCAGTGATGAGACCAAGTGTG ACAAGGAGGACTGCAgtgacacagagttcaagtgTACCAGTGGCCAGTGTGTGTTGGCCACAATGCGTTGCGACGGTCACCCAGACTGCCGGGACCGTTCGGATGAGGAGGACTGCACCAAAGTGCCAGCCTGCAACACCAAACTCCGCTGTCCCCAGAGCAAGGAGTGTCTAGTGCAGGAGTGGATCTGTGATGGAGACCAGGACTGCAAAGATGGCACTGATGAGAAG GATTGTCCTGTGGCTCCAGTGAACTGTGGAGAGTTCCAGTGGTTGTGCAAATCCAAGACCAAGTGCATCCCTACAGCCTGGATGTGCGATGGCATGAAGGACTGCAACGATGGCACTGACGAGACTGAAT GTCAGGCTGTAACATGTGCCCCTCACCAGTTCCAGTGTGGCAGTCAGGAGTGCCTGGAGCCAAACCTGGTGTGCAACGGTATTACAAACTGTGCAGATGGCTCAGATGAGGGAGGAAGTTGCCATACAGACTGTGTAGAGGCAGATGACATGCGCTGCTCTCAGGGCTGCTACAACACACCTCAGGGACCG TGCTGTCGCTGTGCAGCAGGTTTCAGGCTCATGGAGGATGGGCTGGCCTGTGCTGATGTTGATGAGTGTGAAGTTCAGACTCCAGGTGTGTGCAGTCAGCTATGCATCAACACTCCAGGCTCGTACAGATGTGACTGTCAGCCAGGCTTTATAATGGAAGCAGATGGACAACACTGCAAAATCACTG GTGAGCCCTTACTGTTGTCCTCAGTCCAAACAGATATCTTCTTGTATGGCTTGCGTAGTCGCAGCTTGGTTACGTTGCCCTCTTCTGCAAAGAAGGCAGTCATGTCTCTAGACTATGACTGGAAAGGTCAGAAGGTCTTCTGGGTCAGTCTGGAGATGGACGCTATAATGTGGTCTTCTCTAGATCAGAAGATGACAGGAAGTCTGATTAAAG GTGTTCGGGCTGATTCTATAGCTGTGGACTGGGTCGGGAGGAATCTGTACTGGATCAACGGGGTGAAGAGTCGTATTGTTGCCATCAGATTGGCAGCAGCCTCTGCAAGCTCACTGGGCCAAAGCATCATCTTGGATGAAGACTTGGATCAGCCCCGCTCTCTTGCCCTGCTACCACAAAAAGG GCTGATGTTCTGGACAGAGATTGGTAATGTAGTGAAGATTGAGCGTGCTGGGATGGATGGGTCAGAGAGGAGGGCAGTGGTGAACTCGAGTTTGGGCTGGCCTGGTGGTGTGGCTGTAGATGCCATCTCTGAGAGGGTCTACTGGACAGATGAAAGACTGAGGGCGATTGGATCTGCAACTCTGGATGGCGACGACATTAGG ATTCTACAGATAAAAGAGACCACAAACCCCTTTTCTGTGGCAGTGTTCAATGACATGCTCTACTGGTCTGATGCCAAGAAACGAGTGGTGCAGGCTGCTCATAAAATCTCTGGTAAAAACCATCAAGTTCTGCTGAAAAGGCCCAGACAACCTTTTGCTGTGAAG ATCATCCACCCAATGCTCCAGATGGGCACTGAGAACCCCTGCAAGAAGATGGGTTGTTCCCACATGTGTGTGCTTGCTCCTGGTCCCAGGGCTGTGTGCAAATGTCCCCCTGGTCTCTTGCTGGCAGAGGATGACCTCACCTGCTCCAACCTGGTCAACTCGGCATTTCTGCTGTTGCTGTCTCCCTCCAGTGTCACTCAG ATCTACTTGCAGTCCCAACACACAGCAGCCGAGCTGAAGGGCTGGCCCAAACATCTGGCCCTGCAGATACCGAGCGTGAACAAAGCCATTCTCATGGACTACAGCCTCAAGGAACACACCCTATTTGTGACAGATGATGCCACTTCTTCACTCAGCTCTTTCAGGCTGAAGGACTCGCTCCTGACGTCTCAGGGCCAGCTTCTTGAGCTGCTGGATGACGCCATCACTGCCATGGCAGTCGACTGGATAACACTCAACATTTACTGGAGCAGTTACAAACAGCCCCGCCTGCAGGTCACTGCTGTCACAGGCACATACACAGCCATTCTCATAAAGGACGGGATCATTAGAGTGGGTTCGATTGCTCTTCACCCGCCCAGTGGAAGAGTTTGTTTCACGAATATGGATCTGGAGGCTACGGGCAGCACGGCTACAATAGTGTGCGCCAGCATGGATGGTGCGGAGCGAAGAGTGGTGTGGAAGGATGCTGTCCAACCAACATCGTTGGTCTTCTCTAATAATGGGGATAACATTTTCTGGGCTGACACGA GTTTGGGGACCATTGGCTCTGTCCTGATTGATGGATCTGGATATACAGAGCTGAAGGTTGATGACAGACTGGCTGCTGTGGCTCTAAGTGACAACATCCTCCTCTGGATTACAGTCACTG ACAAGACCCGACTCTGGTACAAAGCAGATCAGCAGGATAAGAAATTATGGTTTGAGGTTGGCACACAAGTGGTCAGCTTAAAGGCATTCAGCAAACCCAGTCAGATGG GCTCTAACCCGTGCACAGAAAGCAATGGCAACTGTGAACACTTGTGCCTCGCCACCCCAGCAGGTCGCACATGCAAGTGTTCTTATGACCACATCCTTCTGAATGACACTCACTGCAGCCCAGAGCAACACTGCCCAGCTGGCAGCAGGCCCTGCCTCGATCACCTCTCATGCCTGCCTGTGGAGAAGTTTTGCGATGGACATGCAGACTGCGCGGACCACTCTGATGAGAACT GTGTTGGCACCAAGCGGCGCTCAGGAGCTGAGGTCTTTGCTCCCACTCAACCTCacagctctcctcctcctccttccagTGTCCCTCCTGTCTCGCAAGTCACAGGTCTGAACACAACACTGAATGTCAGCATTCAGCGCGTGAACTTGGATGCCCAGCAGTGCAGCCAGAGGCGCTGCAGTGGCAACGGACACTGTGTAGAGATGAAGGAAGTtactacgtgtgtgtgttcactggGCTACAGCGGTGATTCCTGTGAAAACCAGCTCGTAAAAACCATGCAGGGTCCCATTGTCTACGCTGCTGTGGGTCTCTGTGCAGTAGTTGTGATCATTGTTGCAGTAGTGCTGGTGAAGAGAAAGAAGAGTGCCAACttaag GGGAAATGGACCATCAGCAGGCAAGGAGATGAGCATGACTGACCTGGAGAGCAAAGCAGAGACCATTCCCACATCCCATACTGTCTCAGCAGAAAAGCCAGAGGTGGACCTCCCTTAA